CCCGCCAATGCCCGGCATACTGCCGTCGCTGGTGTACTGCCATATGTCATATTTTCCGGGGTAGGTGACCTTGTCGTTATATTGTGCCAGCCAGAACGTGTATTTAGAAAGCTGCGCCATATCGAGCCGGTTGACCACCCAATCCTTGTTGGCGTATACCCCCGCAACATACCCGGCGGCGCTGAACCGTTCACAAAAAAGCAAACAGATGGCTGTTGCCATCTGTTTGCTGATGCCGCCGCGCTTTGCTTTGTAGCCATCAGCGTCTTCCATATCGATATAGACCGGGTAGGTGGGGTTTAGGCCTTTCATCAGCCGCATAGCGTGCGCGGCTTCGCTCTCGGCCTCGGCAGTGGACATTGCGTAGCTGTAAAGATACGCGCCCCATGGGATTCCCAGCCGATTGCATTCAGCCACATTTCGCGCCCACTGCTCATCATCCTGACTCACCATATCGCTGCCATACCCGCAGCGCAGAATGGCAAAATCAATATTGCCCTTGAGCTTGTCCCAATCCACGCATCCGTTGGCGTTGCTGACGTCGATACCGTTAAGCAATGCTTGTCTCTCCCATTGCGAGCTGCAGCTCGGCGTATTCCTCTTGTGTGATACGATTAAACGTCAAAAACACATCCATTTTGTTTTGCACATCATCGCGGTTATAATTTCCACTGTCGATGATCCTTTTCAGGAGTTTGTATGTCATTAGATTTCACCTACCTTTACTCCATTTTCGAGCAGCGTCAATCTGTAATCCAGATCGAGCGCCGCAAGGTCAGAATCCGATTGTGCTTGATGTAATGCCACATTTTCTGCTTGCTGGCTCTTGATGATCTGTGCAAGTTGCTCCGCTGGTTTTGCCCGCTGGGTGTAATAGGTGAGCTGCTTGTCCGCACTGACCGCACCAACATACACAGTGTATAGGTCAAGGTCAAAGTCAATGTCGCTGGTGCAATAATCGCCGGATTCAGGCTGAGTATCAGACTTGGCATAAACCTCAGCCTGACTATCATATAGATAATACATTTTTAAACACCTCCTGTGGTTATACGTTGTGTTATACGTTGTATGGCATCAATATAGAACAGCCATTATTGGATATAAAATCTGGTAAATTGTAAGCGAAATCAAAATGATTTTGAGCATTTAACCAGAATATCTTACCAGTATAACCTGGCTTTCCAGACATAAAGATTCTTCTACCATCAAGTGAGATAGCTACTCCACTTACTCCAGCTCCAGTATATAGGTTATCATTTGTGTTTGCATAAACACTTTTTATG
Above is a window of Faecalispora anaeroviscerum DNA encoding:
- a CDS encoding glycoside hydrolase family 25 protein, whose protein sequence is MLNGIDVSNANGCVDWDKLKGNIDFAILRCGYGSDMVSQDDEQWARNVAECNRLGIPWGAYLYSYAMSTAEAESEAAHAMRLMKGLNPTYPVYIDMEDADGYKAKRGGISKQMATAICLLFCERFSAAGYVAGVYANKDWVVNRLDMAQLSKYTFWLAQYNDKVTYPGKYDIWQYTSDGSMPGIGGRVDLNYCYRNFSANAVPSSSGLSLDTSSKNLASGAKYTVLARCREKPTVTTVGRDVIAVSEPRSDPKGRGWLIDVQGLPPEPVVRHGHIMVTSGGQTVQCNFNVG